In a single window of the Planctomycetia bacterium genome:
- a CDS encoding sigma-70 family RNA polymerase sigma factor — MKNARPEVDALWKKYLGNRAIKLRNRLIEHYRPLVHMQAARLSQKLPAQISYDEICSAGYDGLLEAVQAYDPKHKAKFETFCQQRIHGAVMDWLRALDGQSRTVRSFEKQRMQNRDVLDSALGRPPTDDELSSRMGMSRERYSELSRLSRLGHEVHFSAVQNDEDGHHRGSPGGWDISDMRAVDPSTKVSREMLTDYITRGLNREERLVLVLYYTENLTMAEIGLVLDLSESRVSQIHKDVIARLRRRFKDEAREMVA, encoded by the coding sequence ATGAAGAATGCCCGCCCCGAGGTGGACGCACTGTGGAAGAAGTACCTGGGCAATCGCGCAATTAAGTTGCGTAATCGACTCATTGAGCACTACCGCCCGTTGGTGCATATGCAGGCCGCCCGCCTTTCTCAAAAGCTTCCGGCACAGATCAGCTACGACGAGATCTGCTCTGCTGGATACGACGGCCTCCTCGAGGCGGTTCAGGCTTATGATCCGAAACACAAGGCAAAATTTGAAACATTCTGCCAGCAGCGCATCCACGGCGCGGTCATGGACTGGCTTCGAGCATTAGACGGACAGTCCCGTACAGTGCGAAGCTTCGAGAAGCAGCGGATGCAAAACCGTGACGTGCTCGACTCCGCCCTGGGACGCCCCCCGACCGACGACGAGCTTTCTTCCCGCATGGGCATGAGCCGCGAACGCTACTCCGAGCTGTCTCGCCTCTCCCGTCTGGGCCACGAGGTCCATTTCTCAGCGGTCCAAAATGACGAAGACGGTCACCACCGCGGCTCGCCCGGCGGTTGGGACATCAGCGACATGCGCGCGGTGGATCCATCGACCAAGGTTTCCCGGGAGATGCTGACCGACTACATCACGCGGGGTCTCAATCGCGAGGAACGCCTTGTCCTGGTTCTCTATTACACCGAGAACCTCACGATGGCCGAGATCGGTCTGGTGCTCGACCTTTCCGAGTCACGAGTCAGTCAGATCCACAAAGATGTCATTGCCCGGCTCCGTCGACGCTTCAAAGACGAGGCCCGCGAGATGGTCGCCTGA
- the queA gene encoding tRNA preQ1(34) S-adenosylmethionine ribosyltransferase-isomerase QueA: protein MKTSQLHYELPAELIAQTPLERRDQARMLVLDRASGRISHRHFSDLPEYLRAGDCLVLNRSKVVPARFLARRSTGGKVPGLFVREQSPGRWEVLLTGAGRLKPGEELALIGGIWRMTWHRHIDRGLCEVEVSPADPVETVLASIGSMPLPPYIRRVGAADSETDALDREQYQTVYAAEAGSVAAPTAGLHFTHELLGSLENLGVSIAQVLLHVGLGTFQPVEVADLGDHPMHREWYTMPGESADRIARARSSGHRVLAVGTTAVRVLETCAASVGSAATNTVERSGWTDILIYPPYKFGAVDALVTNFHLPGSTLLALVMAFAGREAILSAYAEAIRERYRFFSYGDAMLLL from the coding sequence ATCAAGACTTCGCAGCTCCATTACGAACTGCCGGCCGAGCTGATCGCCCAGACGCCGCTTGAGCGCCGCGATCAGGCTCGGATGCTGGTGCTCGATCGAGCATCCGGCCGCATAAGCCACCGCCATTTCTCAGACCTGCCAGAGTACCTGCGAGCGGGAGACTGTTTGGTCCTGAACCGTTCAAAGGTCGTTCCGGCCCGGTTCTTGGCCCGACGTTCAACCGGTGGCAAGGTGCCGGGGCTGTTTGTCCGTGAGCAATCACCCGGTCGCTGGGAGGTCCTGTTGACCGGGGCAGGTCGGCTCAAGCCGGGTGAGGAACTGGCGCTCATCGGCGGGATCTGGCGGATGACATGGCATCGGCACATCGATCGCGGACTGTGCGAAGTGGAAGTCTCCCCGGCCGATCCTGTCGAGACGGTGCTGGCCTCTATCGGTTCGATGCCGCTGCCGCCGTACATTCGCCGCGTCGGCGCTGCGGACAGCGAGACGGATGCCCTGGATCGAGAGCAGTATCAGACCGTCTATGCGGCTGAGGCCGGTTCAGTCGCCGCCCCAACGGCTGGGCTTCACTTTACGCATGAACTTCTTGGCAGCCTGGAGAATCTCGGCGTGTCAATCGCGCAGGTGCTGCTGCACGTTGGGCTCGGTACGTTTCAACCCGTCGAGGTCGCGGACCTCGGCGATCATCCGATGCACCGGGAGTGGTATACGATGCCCGGTGAGTCTGCGGACAGGATTGCCCGTGCTCGATCGAGCGGCCACCGGGTTCTTGCCGTAGGGACGACGGCCGTTCGCGTCCTTGAGACATGCGCGGCAAGCGTAGGGTCGGCTGCGACCAATACAGTTGAGCGCTCAGGCTGGACTGACATACTGATCTACCCGCCGTACAAGTTTGGCGCGGTTGACGCCCTGGTGACAAATTTCCATTTACCCGGAAGCACGCTACTGGCCCTGGTGATGGCCTTCGCGGGACGCGAGGCGATTCTCTCCGCATACGCCGAGGCCATTCGCGAGCGTTACCGCTTCTTCAGCTACGGCGATGCGATGTTACTGCTATAG
- a CDS encoding TatD family hydrolase, with protein sequence MIDSHCHLTSRELLPQIGAVLVRAEAAGVKEFVTIAADLADAATALALAETYTQVHVVCGIHPHQAGQASADWDRRLADLVERKDIHAVGEMGLDYHYDFADRQVQRRVFERQIELAAAANKPIVIHCREAHADVMAVLAHCGPARDVVFHCFTGTLREAEEILVRGYWISLTGVVTFKRSDELRQVAKLIPEERLMIETDSPYLSPEPVRGVRPNEPSHLSYTAGCIAQTRGLTVEALTRITTANTRRFFNLPERT encoded by the coding sequence ATGATAGACTCCCACTGTCACCTCACGTCAAGAGAACTCCTTCCGCAGATCGGGGCGGTGCTGGTGCGAGCCGAGGCGGCCGGGGTCAAGGAGTTCGTCACCATCGCCGCCGACCTGGCCGACGCGGCAACGGCATTGGCACTCGCTGAGACGTACACTCAGGTCCACGTGGTTTGTGGCATCCATCCCCACCAGGCGGGCCAAGCAAGTGCGGACTGGGATCGGCGTCTGGCCGACCTGGTTGAGCGCAAGGATATCCACGCCGTCGGCGAAATGGGGCTGGATTATCATTACGACTTCGCCGACAGGCAGGTGCAGCGGCGGGTCTTCGAGCGGCAAATCGAGCTCGCGGCTGCGGCGAACAAACCCATCGTCATCCACTGCCGAGAGGCACACGCGGACGTGATGGCGGTACTGGCGCATTGTGGGCCGGCGCGAGATGTGGTATTTCATTGCTTCACCGGTACGCTGCGGGAGGCGGAGGAAATCCTCGTCCGGGGATACTGGATCTCGCTGACGGGAGTGGTCACATTCAAGCGCTCCGATGAACTCCGCCAGGTGGCGAAGCTGATCCCGGAGGAACGGCTGATGATCGAGACGGACAGCCCCTATCTATCGCCGGAACCTGTTCGCGGCGTTCGGCCCAACGAGCCGAGCCACCTTTCATATACGGCGGGTTGCATCGCACAGACGCGCGGCCTGACTGTCGAAGCATTGACAAGAATCACCACCGCGAACACGCGCAGATTTTTCAATCTGCCGGAGCGAACCTAG
- a CDS encoding ROK family protein, with product MAQHGIDTAIGLDLGGTAIKAGLVDRHGAVLFTHTVPTEADGGPDHVIGRMATLITRLVDEAKAASYRVAGVGIGAPGTLSRKDGMVISPPNLPGWQNVPVVRLISQATGLPTLLENDANNAALGEFHRGVGRGCSYMIMMTLGTGIGGGIIFGGKLWRGAFENAGEIGHTILVPGGRKCGCGQLGCLEAYASARATVARALQHMDEGATSSLRTILGSGAELTTKHIVESMTSGDALATDVWRETCRYLAIACINLQHLLNPERIVLAGGMSKAGPALLDVVVEEIGRLASKSLGDPPELRLAELSNDAGFIGSALSVFENGIAG from the coding sequence ATGGCGCAGCATGGCATCGACACGGCCATCGGCCTGGACCTGGGCGGTACCGCTATCAAGGCAGGTCTCGTTGACCGGCACGGGGCCGTTTTGTTTACGCATACTGTGCCCACCGAGGCGGACGGAGGCCCGGACCACGTCATCGGTCGGATGGCGACGCTGATCACCAGGCTCGTCGATGAAGCAAAGGCGGCTTCGTACAGGGTGGCAGGCGTCGGCATCGGTGCGCCAGGCACGCTGAGCCGCAAGGACGGGATGGTCATCTCACCGCCGAACCTGCCGGGCTGGCAAAACGTGCCGGTAGTCAGGCTCATCAGCCAGGCGACCGGGCTACCCACCTTACTGGAAAACGATGCCAACAACGCGGCACTGGGCGAGTTTCACCGCGGCGTCGGGCGCGGCTGCTCGTATATGATCATGATGACCCTGGGCACGGGCATCGGCGGCGGCATTATTTTCGGAGGCAAGCTGTGGCGAGGGGCCTTTGAAAATGCCGGCGAGATCGGGCATACGATTCTGGTGCCGGGCGGAAGGAAATGCGGCTGCGGACAGCTTGGATGTCTGGAGGCGTACGCGTCCGCGCGGGCCACGGTCGCGCGGGCGCTTCAGCACATGGACGAGGGGGCTACTTCGTCACTGCGAACCATCCTGGGGTCCGGCGCGGAATTGACGACAAAGCATATTGTCGAGTCAATGACAAGCGGTGACGCTCTTGCGACCGACGTCTGGCGCGAAACCTGCCGTTACCTGGCCATCGCATGTATCAATCTGCAACACCTGCTCAATCCCGAGCGGATTGTGCTCGCAGGTGGGATGAGCAAGGCAGGTCCCGCGCTTCTTGACGTGGTCGTTGAGGAAATTGGACGACTGGCCTCGAAGTCGCTTGGCGATCCACCGGAGTTGCGCCTCGCGGAGTTGAGCAACGATGCGGGCTTCATCGGATCGGCGCTGAGTGTGTTTGAGAACGGCATCGCCGGCTGA
- a CDS encoding response regulator, producing MQNLELLEAYLEELPGVVTIRASNGMEALQLVAAQQPDLILLDIMMPKMSGYEVCKKIKSDPATQSIPVIMVTALQDLSDVERGVEVGTNDFLTKPVNRIDLLERVKSLLRLRHAATTTAQSADYLDGIEEGRDKH from the coding sequence ATGCAGAATCTGGAGCTGCTGGAGGCCTATCTGGAGGAGCTTCCCGGCGTGGTGACGATCCGCGCATCAAACGGGATGGAGGCCCTTCAATTGGTGGCCGCGCAGCAGCCCGACCTCATTCTGCTGGACATCATGATGCCCAAAATGAGCGGTTACGAGGTATGCAAGAAGATCAAGTCCGATCCGGCGACGCAGAGCATACCGGTCATCATGGTGACGGCCCTGCAGGACCTGTCCGATGTCGAACGGGGCGTCGAGGTGGGGACCAACGACTTTCTCACCAAGCCTGTGAATCGCATCGACCTGCTCGAACGGGTCAAAAGCCTGCTGCGGCTGCGCCACGCCGCGACAACCACGGCCCAATCAGCGGATTACCTCGACGGCATTGAAGAAGGCCGCGACAAGCATTGA